The window tttattttatttttttcttatcacaTGATTAGGTTTTGAATAATTCCAGTGGAACTATAGCATGCACACAAATAGAATACAAATATGTAATACACATAGAAGTTTGCACTCCAgtgctttttagacacacacagatgTCAAGAACCAGAATATTAATctctacaatggtgacaatcaacaaactggttcatgttgcaatacatgaattactcccataatgcactgcagtattaataataattttcaccactgttgaggatcacatGATAATTGTTCATTGCTAAATGCCTAATTCCAAAACTTGTTATTTTTTCCTTAATATTGAAGTGTTATATGGCGTAATTTGCATAAtgagatttctctcttttttgtgaaCGTGACATACAGTTGAGTAtggtgacccgtactcagaatttgtactttgcatttaacccattcaaagtgcacatacAAAGCAGTGAATACACAGCAGTTCTCTCTAAGAAACATATAATCAAGAAATTTTATCGAGATCATACAGTCATCAAAAGCATAATTCATCTGCTAGATCAAGAGTTGTATCAGCATTGCGCTAATGTTTGCTGCAAAACAATAGTGCAATTGTTTAGAAGCAAATTTATAAAAACTGCTTAAAGGCTCAAGAGCTCAAATGAAGCAAATactcaccacaattatggtggcaaagtttttttttttttttttttttacatacatgtaCCTTAAGGTCCAATAATAAGCCCTATGGGGTACAATAGTGTAGATTGTACCTTGGGGGACAGAAATGGACTCCTACTGTATCCCTATTTCTGACAATACAGAACATAAAATATTTCACTTCAAGGATTTTGATTAAATTTAATTGATGCAATATTTCAAACCTTTaaggagaaaaaataaatccaaCTGCAACAGTTTAAAAGCTGTCCAAAATGAACTTGGAAACCCTTCTGTTATTTCCCTACAATGGCTAATGAGCCAGAAGACTTGCCCATAGGCTTACAACTGAATATCGCAATGATTTTGTGACAGGCcaattccaaaaaaataaaaaaaaacaaagaaagaaagaaagaaaaaaataatacaaatctgacGTGTTTAAGTTTTCCGTGGCGTGAAAATCTGAAAAAGATATCCTAAGCCTAATCTTAGTGGTCAGACGGAAATAGATTTCCAGAAGGAAATTAAAACATGAGGATTCCAATCGGATATGCACAAAGATATGAAAGTCTGAACAAGCCTATTAAGAAGCATCAGAAACTCACTGTGAATCATGAGAGAGAAGatgagaggaagaagaagagccaTTCTGACTGACATCACCAAAGAAACACCTGCAAATTCCAATATGGTTGAGATTTACAAGAACATCTATTTAATGTTTTCTACCtcaaaattgtaattgtaattatttgtgaaatttactagaaatttctgagtaaaaataatttcaaaacagaataatttttttttgttaagtgtaGAAACATTGaaaatttataaacaaacaaacaaaacatgattAGAAACTGGTCATACCGTAGCGCAGGACGACTCATCAGCTGAAAGCAGATGACATATGAAGAGAAATAAAGAAGGATTAGCAGCCTCATTTATAACCAGACCGGCGTCATTTCCACCTCATTTCCCCTTTCCTCTAGTGACTAGTGACGTAAACATAGCACATTAAAAAAgacacttaatataaaatattttaaaaacacattatctAACATGATTTCATAAtttctttattacatttaatgtattaCACATTCAGTAaaacatttgagtttttttttaagctgttatCATGCATGTTTTAGCTTGAGTTTTGTTGCATTTACACACTTTTGACCAACAGGCATCACTAGTGTGGGGTGTTTGAATGCTTTGAATcagttttggggaagtcgtggcctaatggttagagagtcagactcccaattgaaaggttgtgagttcgagtcccgggccggcaggaattgtgggtggggggagtgcatgtacagttctctctccaccttcaataccacgacttaggtgcccttgagcaaggcatcgaacccccaactgctccccgggcaccgtagcataaatgatgcccactgctccgtgtgtgtgtgtgtgtgttcactgctctgtgtgtgtgcacttcggatgggttaaatgcagcgcacgaattctgagtacttggctgaatgtcacttcactttaattattttgcaaaacAATTGGTTCAACTCATTTGAAGCTTCAAAAAGGTTTGTTTCTCCCATCACTACAATAATGTAAAATTACCACACCACCCATATAATCAGAGACTGGACTCAGAATGATGTAAGGTATAACCATACGGTTTACGTTACAAAAACATGACCAGCAACTTAACATATTTGTGCTGTTTTCTATGCTATATAAATCACTGTTAAAAACGTATTGTATTTTTACAGGAAACTCCTGGCAACTAATTGCCGTGAATTTACAGCAAACAATATACAAGAAACATACTGTTGACTTAATACAACACAATTCTGTGTTTATACAGCAGTGTTGCTGTGATTATAGTAGCATTAATACACTAAGatgttgtattttgtattgttgtcgtacaatcctcaacagtggtgacaatcccGAAACCAtgaatacagtgtattgttgtaaaatatattttaaaattacatcaattgctaacaGTGATGTGTTTAATAAACTTATAaactctttccttcagtgattctgcttgttaacatcaggtgtcttcactaATGATCAATCATCGATCTAGTAATCCCTTAATCTTATTACCTTTAACTCCAGTTCAGTGTTTATTTTGAAGCGTAGACTCAAATAAACTCAGTTTTTGCTGTGTGCACATCTGCTGACATATGAGGGCCCAAGTATAGTTATTATTTATAGACTCTGTGACAATCCATTAATAGGCAAATACAACAGCGGCTGTGTTTCCTGTTTCACATACGTACGTCTAATGAGCAAATCTCCAGGGGGtcgaaaaaaaatcagcaaaagtTTTTGTGCCTTGTGGCTGTTTTGCTGCTTTGATTTTGAATGATTAtatgtttaaaaagttttaattcaGTTGAATTTCATTAGACACACATTTAAAATCAGTATAATTCAGGTTAACCTTAAATTTGGTTTTGTTGGTGTAacctttgtgtatatatatataactttacatcataaaacacattttaggttgCCATTTATTCAGGGCATTTACGTGTCCATATCTGAGTAGAAAGAGGATGTGAAATCACTACCACAACTATAGTGAGACTTCTAGTCACTCACACTAAACAAAGTACTGACCAACGCCAGTGTTATTAATATGCCTGAGTGACGGAAATGGGCCTTAAAGGTTTGAAATAATAACTCATTCCAAGTAACAATGGAAAAACTTAGTCATCTGCATCATTCAAACAAAATTACCTCTACAAGGATCTGTGCAATTTTAAAGACATCAATATTGACACAATCAGGTCAAATAGGAAAATATATTGGCTATATCACAACATGTATCCTAAGATTATTTTGGATATTGTGCTTACAGTAGGCAGGTcatgaaaattatgaaattatgaaaacttCTGCCAAAGGCTTTGACAGATAATGTATGATGTGCCAAGCTGTACATATTCCTGGTcttgtactgagagactgtgcagtggAATTCACTGAAGtcttttcaacatctcacttagtcaggcCGTTGTCCCCACTTGCTTCAAAGCTACCACCACCATTCCAGTcctgaagaagccatctccatcctgcttcattgactcatgaagtgctttgaacggctagccATGCACTGTATAAAGTCTGTCCCCCTTCCACCCCTcgctggaccccttccagtttgcatattttAGTTTCCAACCGCTTTAACCGCATCActaccctccactcagcactcacacatctggacaaaaaaatactcatacgtcagaatgctgcttatagacttcagttcagcattcaacacaatcatccctcaacagttcatttacaaactgatccagctggggctcaacactttgctgttcaactggctgttggactttctgactggaagacctcaggcagtacgggttaGCAGCAACCAGAGGTGGACcctccaggggtcagaaagtaaaagtcctgccatatgtttattccacccatgaactcagcagctgatttcaccagaggaggaaccaagtcattcctttcaagtcacaaactagtctcaagttaaatcccaagtcctcaaagagttcaagttaatgagataatttattgactaattaaatgaagattAAATGAAGATttaattagtgatgaacacctgctgttaacaatcaacatcactgaagaaaagagaaacacaagaactacaactgactttaagcacagccttggatgaaatcagttggaaggaaaataaaaaaataactttgtcgCCATAATTTTGGTGAGTATTTGCCTCATTTGGGATCTTGAGCCTTTTAACAGTTTTGATAAGTTTGCTTATAAGCAAATGCATTACTGTTTCACAACAAATATTTGTGCATTGCAGAAACAAACTAGCTGTAACTCATGCTTTTGATGACTATGATCTTGATTCAAatttattattcttaaaaaaagtgatattttattatatattgccACCATAATACTTCAACATTGGAGGGGGGGGGTCTGTTTaggattatattaatttattcatgatcatttatcatatgatcctcaacagtggtgacaaataATTATTCATACTGCAGTGTGTTATGGGAGTTTTTCATGTATTGCAACATGAAGAATTTTGTTTTGTGCaataatgcacaatcatcatttaattagtcacttaattatctcattcactttaactctttgaggacttgggatttaacttgagacttgtttgtgacttggaaggaatgatttgtttcctctggtgaaatcagctgctgagttcatgggtggaaaaaaaacatatagcagGACTTTTATTTTCTGACCCCTGGAGTGTCCACCTCtggcagcaacacatccaacaccatcacactgaacactggggctcCCCTAGGATGTGTGCTGAgtcccctcctcttcactctgctgatccaggactgcacaccgtcacacaattccaacctctttattaagtttgtggatgacacgactgtggtgggtctcattagcaacagagattgagacaaactacaggaacGAGGTGAGCCGCCAGGCCAGATGGTGCAGTGACAACTATCTTTCTCTGAACATGGAGAAGATGAAATAGATttttgttgacttcaggagagtgcacactcagcatgttcctctgagcatcaacggtgcgactgtggagagagtgagcagcactaagttcctgggtgtgcacatcacagaggacctctcctggactgaaaacacagctgcACTGacaaagaaatcacaacagcgtctcttcTTCCTCCGCgtactgagaagagccagagccctgcccccccatcatgtacaccttctacagaggcaccatggagagcatcctgtcgagctgcatcactgtgtggtatgggtCCTGCAACACTTCCTGCCAGAAGACACTTCAGCACATAGTGAGAGAAGATgataagatcattggtgacccccccccccacacacacacaagaaatttACAGAACCTGTCTCACttgcaaagccctctgcatcacaggtgatcccatacacccatcacacagcttcttcagtctgctgccatcagggaggagacagCAGAGTCTCCAggcaggaccagcagactgaaggacagcttcattcatcaggctgtcaggaagctgaactccctcctgaTCTTGCTCCACTCCTTTCACAATTTcaattatctgtatgtatgtgctgtacatgtggaacaATTGACAaaaaagcagacttgacttgacttgttgaCAGAAGTGTCTCTAGACAAAGCATGCCCAATTTCATACAAACTGAATGAGGAGTTTATTCTTTTTGAGGGTTTgccaacaataatataaataaaaataacagtcaTTATATTTCCAAAAATCAGAAGTgtaaagtccaggggtcagaaagtaaaagtcccgCTCTGTGTTCAAGAGTGAAataaatatggcaggacttttactttctaaCCCCTGGACTTTACACTTCTGCCAAAAGTTAATCTGCTTTTACCAACATTTTCTGCGTATCTAGATTTCATACAAACCGGACAAAGAATTCAGGATCTCAGCAATGTCCTGATCAGAAGACCAGTGAGAAAATAAATGCTCTTTGCAAAAACAAGGACTAATCCAGCTCATAGCTaagaataaaattacatttcagcatCAGACAAGCAGTGCCACAGTCCCCCACACGAGGGCGATGTCAACATGCAGATCAGTTTTCCCAGTAACAGCAGTTTCACCAAACTGATCTGTTGATCATTTGACTGCGCTGTAAATCACTGACTGATCCTCCACCATCTGATCAGTAGATCTGTGAAATGGAAATATCCAGAGATAATTACTGTACCAATGATCTTTACAGATGCCTATTAATACAACCTCAACCAGTGCTGAAGCAACATTCAAAAGTGCTCAAAGTGTTCTGATGATTCaatctaaaatatgtttattattttatgaacatGCTATGTTTCTCACCTCCTTGCAGCATCAGTCTGGTATTTTCTAATGTTGTCGTACTGGCTTTCATTCTCTTCCGGTTGGTTCATCTCATTGTTTCTATGATACAGGACAGTTACATACTGGACCTCTTCTGTATCTTCAGAATCAGACGCTTTTTCTTCTGTCTGATTGTGACTGAAATTGCTGAGAGTAATTAAGGAATACAAGGCATCGTTTTGATTTGTGGCATCAGATTCAGATAGAGACCCATTGTGAGCTGATACATTAGCATAAAGATAATCCTACAATGAGAGAAACATATTTGTTACACtgtatttatgccaaaaattattaatatctttGAGTATAACATTTGCTTAATACTCATTTAATAATTTGCTTTACCTGCTTTTGTGTGGTGTGAGTAGGTCTCTGTTTTTTCCTCCTGCAATAGAGAATCATCTAAAATGCATTTAGGAAATACGCTTGGTATACTAATGTGTTTCCTGACACAAAACATGAACTTACATGAGCAACACAATGATGAAAATGAAGATTAAAACTCCCAATCCTCCAGTGACTCCACCAACTGCATATAGAAACTTCCTTCCTACAACAAGACAAGTCACAAGACCATGCTTTTATCTTTATACACTATGAGAAAACAAAATCATGATTCATAGTGTACAGCTGCATTGCAACACAATCCCATTTTCATGTCTGGTGCCcccttttttacatttgaatggaTTGTTATCACTGCTTATGTTAACATCTGTGTGTATTTTGCAAACTCTACATTTATTGTAGATGGCACACAAATGTTTACAatatgtctgttaaagatcacttgatctggaaagcatctgctgtctacaaacgtctgacagacatctttaagatgtcagttttacatagaTTCTAAATCAAACATCTTAAAGACGTCTAATAAATGTCTATTTAACATCTGATTGGAAATATCATATAtatgtattgcagatgagcaaacacttataaataaatcttgcagatgtaaatgcagacatcaGCTAGATGTCTCTGTAATGAACGTGCTATCGGGAGCACACAACTCTTTTGTGTATTCAAATATCTGAAACTTCAAATAAACAATGTGGTTGAAAACACAACATAATTGAGATTATATGAGAAGCGCGTCTGCCTacggctcagtgccagccaaagTGCAAAAGCAAATTTTGAGTTGGGCAGTTATGTGACGTTATTGACCATTCTGAATCACATATGTGAGACTGTACTCCCAGCGGgacagatataaaaataaaatcataatgctCAAAAGGTTAATAAAATGTGGAAATTAAAGCAGACTAAATGCATTATAATTGTGTCTTAAAGGGACTGTTCTAACTCCAAACTGAGTCTGCACCAAATGTTGTTGTGTTTCGGAAATTGTATAAATACAACAGATTTTATCATTCTTGATTCCCCCCACAGACATCTTCTTTTCATAGCTCATCAGTAGCATACATATTTGTCCAGTCACAGAATGACTTAGATATACACACCATGTACAGTGACAGTAACAGCATCTGATCTCTGAGATCCATGTTGATTGTGAGCTTCACAGTAGAAGCGTCCACTCTGTAGTGCACTGAAACTCTGTCCAGATCCAACAGAGGAGCTTTGATTCTCCTGAAACCAGATGATTTCTGCaggagggtttgaatcactgctgcagatcagagtcactgaatctccctccactatttCACCTGATCCATTTATGAACACTGAAACATTCCTGGGTGCATCTAAAACAGACATATGAAGAGTCACATTCATGTTTTAAAATTGTTAACCCACTAATCTGTTTGATACCAGTCAATGAAGCATCATTAACTTACACATTATGTTTAAAGTCACAGCATCAGAGTATTTCTCTCCATGTTTATTTCTGGACTTGCACTTGTATTCTCCGCTGTGATTAGAGCTGATGTTTGAGATGCTGTAGTTTCTTCCAGATCCTACAATCATTCCTTGTTTACACCAGTTGATTTCTGCAGGTgggtttgaatcactgctgcagatcagagtcactgaatctccctccactatttCACCAGATGGACTGATGGATACTCTGACATTCTTTGGTGGGtctaaaaaggacaaaaaatgaaaagtcacaaaaaatataagaaaattatGAATTCGGAAATTTCAACAatgtacacagcaaaatccccagtgttaatttaacactctgagtgtggactcatataaacactaaagcagtgttaaaagtaacactgcagcagagttgaagttaatgagataattaagaagttaattgagttatgattgaccattattgaagacacctgatgttaacaagcagactcaccaaatgagaaaatcacaatttgtgtatcaccattatagtggtcagtgtttgctttagttgggatcttgacccttcagttattatctttagattttatgtggctgtggtgactgaattatatcatacagacagaccacagcaaaggcaatcatgtgtgccattgattgtgatttgagctatttgttatagagtgacctgaatgcctgagtttaggtttctttacagcatacataaattaagtgaaaaagaaaagtaagcaactcAGCATTTCTGACaaagtatgacatgtttttaatagttagttctacgtaaaaaaaaagaagtcttttgtttagacacacagacatcaggaatcagcatgagcatcacaacaacggtgaccatcaaaaaagcatgttgtagccaataaaaactcatccatggctcccatcatgcattgcggcatgaataaattatgagctgaactgtctttttaactttttattctaactatattttacttttgctgtttttatgttcattttttgtatctagttttgtgatgttcagagtagatctgtttatctgaatatgttgtttgtcaccattgttgagattcatacgctgattattgttatctgtgtgtgcctaaaatcaaaattctttaataaaaaaaaaaaatcagaatcacttgcaagagatagctacaaaatgtatagaaaatacagattctTTTCATTGTGGAGTCAAAGCGgttacaatcaataatggaagttttactttgagaaaagactgtaaacGAGTTCAGTcattcatgtcaaacaacgattacattaaaacataatcatcaacacgcgatgatttttgctcttggtttgacaaacaaactttaaaagtaaaaagttacaagccaagatcccaactaaagcaaacactgaccactataatggtgacacacaaattgtgatttttctcgtttgtgattctgcttgttaaaatCAGGTGTCCttaataatgcttaatcataactcaattaacttcttaattatctcattaacttcaactctgcttcagtgttacttttaacactgtttcagtgtttatatgagtccacactcagagtgttaaattaacactggggagtgttaaattaacactggggattttgctgtgtacatTAAAAATGGTCATTAACTCACACATGACGTTTAAAGTCACAGCATCAGAGTCTTTCTCTCCGTGTTTATTGCTGGACTTGCACTTGTATTCTCCGCTGTAAATAGAGCTTATGTTTGAGATGCTGTAGATTCTTCCAGATCCTACAAACATTCCTTCTTTAAACCAGCTGATTTCTGCAGGTgggtttgaatcactgctgcagctcagagtcactgaatctccctccactatttCACCAGGTGAACTCACTTCTACAAAAGGTTCATTTGGAGGATCTATAGGTCcagtataaatgaaaataatattaataaaactgtaagcatttttaatttgatttggtTGTTGAAacttttgtaacactttattttgattgtccCTTTTGAGCACTCTTTTGACAATAAGTAACTTGGCACCTATGTCAACAAACTGCCCGAGTGTTATTAGATTGTGTGATTGATATCTACTAACTCTTTACTGTGATGGTCTCCCAGATATTCTTCTGACTACAAGTAACTTTACAAGTATATCTCAACTTATTTTTACCCTAACCCTACCAGTGTACTAACACTTCACTGAGAGTTAGTAGATATGTACAGGTGCAATGTGAATTATAGTCAACAGAATGTGttaaagggaccatcaaaatgaagtgaaatcgaaATTTTAACATATTCTGATTTAGCTGCTGATATTGAAACTAATTTACTCAGGTGACCAAAATGTATGACTGAATCCATACTCACAGGTGACATCGAGCTGAACAGCAGGAGAGATGTAAGTGTGTCCCTGTACACCACAGCTGTATCTGCCTGCATCCTCTCTTCTGACTGACTGCAGCAGGAGTTGAttgtttctgtctcttctctcAGTTAATGGCTGTGAGTTTCTGTACCAGATGAATGTTGCTTCGTTAGTCAGAGTACAGCTGCTTTTACATGTCAGACGGACATTATGACCCTCTGTCACTGTCTCAGGAGACTCCACCTGAagatctgaacacaacacacacattatatctaGTGTTGCTGTCATACACTGATTATTATTCAACATAATGCACAGAAGAAGAGTGAAACCTCATCAAAGTCACCTGTGACAGTAAGAGACACTCCTGGAACACCAAGCCATTTCTCACCACGTTTATCAGTGATGAATCTGAAACAGTACATGTGTTCatccttctgtgtcacatgactcAGTCTGATCGTGCAGCTATTCTGTTCATCTCCCAGATACTGAAGCCTCTGAGTGTATTCAGGGTCATCAGACAGATCTGGAGGCTCTTCACCATGTACAGGGTTTTTGGTCCAGAACACTTTCTTGATCTTATATCGAGTAGGGTATGTATAAGTGCAGCTCATTATCACTGATGAGTTCTTTAGTGCACAGATGTGTGAATCTCTGTAATTCACTCCCAAACCATTTTTACTGAAAACAtctgaaattatttattattattattattgttattatttttattatttttcaattgaACAGCATCTGTAGAGCTGGAGGATGTTAAAAAGCAGAAATAGTTCAGACTCACTATGAATCACAAGCAGAAAGatcagaggaagaggaggagccgTTCTGAATGACATCATCATAGCAACACCTGCAACACAATCAATGTACCGTGCCTTATATTTTAGCTTCAGTAAAGGTGAATCGCATGCAATCCATCAAGAACAAGATCAGGCCACTGTaagatttttgtcattaaaggtAAAATAAGTGCCCTAAATATAAGTGCCAATGGCAATGTGCatgtccttttccaggctattaaagtgaa is drawn from Carassius gibelio isolate Cgi1373 ecotype wild population from Czech Republic chromosome B1, carGib1.2-hapl.c, whole genome shotgun sequence and contains these coding sequences:
- the LOC127948721 gene encoding B-cell receptor CD22 isoform X3 produces the protein MMMSFRTAPPLPLIFLLVIHNVFSKNGLGVNYRDSHICALKNSSVIMSCTYTYPTRYKIKKVFWTKNPVHGEEPPDLSDDPEYTQRLQYLGDEQNSCTIRLSHVTQKDEHMYCFRFITDKRGEKWLGVPGVSLTVTDLQVESPETVTEGHNVRLTCKSSCTLTNEATFIWYRNSQPLTERRDRNNQLLLQSVRREDAGRYSCGVQGHTYISPAVQLDVTYPPKNVRVSISPSGEIVEGDSVTLICSSDSNPPAEINWCKQGMIVGSGRNYSISNISSNHSGEYKCKSRNKHGEKYSDAVTLNIMYAPRNVSVFINGSGEIVEGDSVTLICSSDSNPPAEIIWFQENQSSSVGSGQSFSALQSGRFYCEAHNQHGSQRSDAVTVTVHGRKFLYAVGGVTGGLGVLIFIFIIVLLMRKKQRPTHTTQKQDYLYANVSAHNGSLSESDATNQNDALYSLITLSNFSHNQTEEKASDSEDTEEVQYVTVLYHRNNEMNQPEENESQYDNIRKYQTDAARRSTDQMVEDQSVIYSAVK
- the LOC127948721 gene encoding B-cell receptor CD22 isoform X1, whose translation is MMMSFRTAPPLPLIFLLVIHNVFSKNGLGVNYRDSHICALKNSSVIMSCTYTYPTRYKIKKVFWTKNPVHGEEPPDLSDDPEYTQRLQYLGDEQNSCTIRLSHVTQKDEHMYCFRFITDKRGEKWLGVPGVSLTVTDLQVESPETVTEGHNVRLTCKSSCTLTNEATFIWYRNSQPLTERRDRNNQLLLQSVRREDAGRYSCGVQGHTYISPAVQLDVTYPPNEPFVEVSSPGEIVEGDSVTLSCSSDSNPPAEISWFKEGMFVGSGRIYSISNISSIYSGEYKCKSSNKHGEKDSDAVTLNVMYPPKNVRVSISPSGEIVEGDSVTLICSSDSNPPAEINWCKQGMIVGSGRNYSISNISSNHSGEYKCKSRNKHGEKYSDAVTLNIMYAPRNVSVFINGSGEIVEGDSVTLICSSDSNPPAEIIWFQENQSSSVGSGQSFSALQSGRFYCEAHNQHGSQRSDAVTVTVHGRKFLYAVGGVTGGLGVLIFIFIIVLLMRKKQRPTHTTQKQDYLYANVSAHNGSLSESDATNQNDALYSLITLSNFSHNQTEEKASDSEDTEEVQYVTVLYHRNNEMNQPEENESQYDNIRKYQTDAARRSTDQMVEDQSVIYSAVK
- the LOC127948721 gene encoding B-cell receptor CD22 isoform X2 yields the protein MMMSFRTAPPLPLIFLLVIHNVFSKNGLGVNYRDSHICALKNSSVIMSCTYTYPTRYKIKKVFWTKNPVHGEEPPDLSDDPEYTQRLQYLGDEQNSCTIRLSHVTQKDEHMYCFRFITDKRGEKWLGVPGVSLTVTDLQVESPETVTEGHNVRLTCKSSCTLTNEATFIWYRNSQPLTERRDRNNQLLLQSVRREDAGRYSCGVQGHTYISPAVQLDVTYPPNEPFVEVSSPGEIVEGDSVTLSCSSDSNPPAEISWFKEGMFVGSGRIYSISNISSIYSGEYKCKSSNKHGEKDSDAVTLNVMYAPRNVSVFINGSGEIVEGDSVTLICSSDSNPPAEIIWFQENQSSSVGSGQSFSALQSGRFYCEAHNQHGSQRSDAVTVTVHGRKFLYAVGGVTGGLGVLIFIFIIVLLMRKKQRPTHTTQKQDYLYANVSAHNGSLSESDATNQNDALYSLITLSNFSHNQTEEKASDSEDTEEVQYVTVLYHRNNEMNQPEENESQYDNIRKYQTDAARRSTDQMVEDQSVIYSAVK